The following DNA comes from Castanea sativa cultivar Marrone di Chiusa Pesio chromosome 10, ASM4071231v1.
ACCTGAGAATAAATACAATCGTGTGACAAGAAACGTACAGGTACAAGGCACCACAGGAGATTCTTTCTTGACTAAATTTAGTAATTAACTCTTCAAAAGTTATGAGATAGAAAACTTACGTTAACATGCATTGTCCTTAATTTTGCCAGTGAAGGTAACATCAGGCAAACGCaagcttaataaaaaaaatattgtgacattaaCTCCAACTTCCTGCAGATTAGAATTGAACACTGTGAATGTTCCAACATCTAACACCAGAGTCACAATAGACAAATATATTTCTCATAACAATCAAGCTAAACCTTTAGTTGTGTACCTGATAAGCATAAGCTACTATAGAGAACATAAGATAGGACTATAATGAAGGGGGTTCTCGATTTTCAAGTGTTCTTAGTAGTAATAATGGGAGCCATGAGTTGGAAACTGTTAGAGTAGGACATGGGCCAATCATGTAGGGTATTGCCTATTTGCGTGATCTacttataattacaaaatattttctgacAAAATGCAAGTGAAAGCAGCAAAATTATCTGTCCAACAAACGCAACCTACCAACACTGCTGACTGGATTGAACATGTAAATCATCATGAAACTAAGCAATCAAAGCAATCCCTATGGAACTGACCTTGCATTCTGAGTTTACGTGCAGACATGACATATCACTGACCTCTGACCACCAACCACATAAACAAGACAGTTCCAGTTGATGTAGATTCATCCTTGGGTAGAAATGTACTGATtacaattttcataattgtcTTAACTCCAATAAGAAGGTGAAGACATAACCAACGTTCAGTGCAAGTCTAAGACGAAGAGAAACTCACATTAACACCGgctgatttttaattttttgtcatctCCTCTCCAAACTTCTCATTTCCAATGGAGCCAATGTAACCAATTGCACCATTACATTTGGAGCATCCACTGGGAGAGACAACAAAAAACCACTAAATTGTACGGAGAATCCTCAGGAAAATCTATTGCAGTAGAAATTTAGCTTCATTTGGAAATGAATAATTTACCTTGATTGAATGTGTCTATAGGGGGTGCAAGTACgagggaaaaatataaagaaatggaagacTTGAGGAAGCAAGAAGAATCTCGTCAGGAAAGAATCATTAAAGCTAAAGAGAATCTTGCTGCTGCTGAACCAGAACTTGAAAACCGGCCGCCATATGAACCTCCATAAAATGACGAAATCAGCAACATTTCTACCCAATGATTGATTTTATCTCGGCGGTGTGGGTTATGATGTCGTTTATGGACACATAGTCGTTGGAGACTTCAACCACTTTCAATATATGGAGCTGATTTTGCGGTTAACCGTCTTGAGGCATCTTGAAAGAGTGCAAAACCCGCAAGCCGCCTATTTTCAATGTTTATTAGGGATGGAGGGCCAATTCAGGCTTCAAATCTGTATGTGCTATTGTCCTACAGAAATGAAGAGTGCGTACATTTTTAAATCTAACATGAACCACTAAACAAGACAATTAATCATGTTCCATTGGTCATATTAGTTAGGTAAAATTGGGCAGAAAGGCAATCAGTTGAAAacgtacatttttttttatctatcgTAACCTCTTGTTTAATTAACAGTTCAATGCATATTTCACAATCAGATGGTAATGTGAGGATACCAAAAGAACCACTAAAGCACTCAGTTTCTTGGTACTGTAACTCCCTCCAAAATCACAGCTGATTTTCTGACTTTTTACCTCGCATGCATTTACCCACAAACAAACCCCCCATATCTACTTATAATTCAAACATGTGAAAGGCATGTACAtcccaataaaaatttaaactttgcTAATTCAATCATGAAGCTAACTTCGACTACCCTATTGAGGATTTCTGCCAACCCCTACAATCCTAGACGTCATTGTAAATCAGGCCAGAGGAAATAACGATTTTTCTGAATATATACAAAAGAACTTCATAATAAACCATTGCCATGTTGTATTTAATCATAAGTTACCATCAAAAtccctataaaaaataaataaataattaaacatgaataaaagTTGTCCCACATGACTATCTCAACCAACATGTGTCCAACAAACTATAGCCAATGCccaattttttagcaaaaaacctAAATTACAATGTCCTTGTTGCATAGCTTTGTGCTTTGAAGGTTCTTCCTCGCTTGTGGGAGGATTAGAGTTAGGAGGATTTTGGATTTAGGGTCAATTAATAACTAGGGAAAGGATGAGAAAGGATTTCATTTAGGTTTGCAGAAGAGATGGGAAGATACTAAGATCAAATCTACCTACAAGTTGTGAACAGTGCACTTGAATAGTAACGTGGACAGTAATGCGGATGGTAACAGATGCGCGGTACTTTTGATGGCACTTGAATGGGAGTGGTACTTTTGATGAGCAGTCCTACTACCTGGTTATCCGTGGCATTACTGCTCATTCCTTTCCTATAAATGTTAGCAGGAGCTTGAATGGGAGAGGTACTTTTGACGTGCGGTCCCACTACCAGGTTATTTGTGGCATTACAGCTCATTCCTTTCCTTCGAAGAGTATTTAGAGTGTCAGAGTTCCTAGGAGGATGTCTTTCTTTTTGtgagaagaaagaggaaattgAAAGTGAACAGAAGgtatttctcattttcaattaaacttggtacttatcaaaaaaaaaaaagttaaagagaaaagaaagagggaatTGAAAGTGAGAATTGAACATTAAGGCCAAAGTGCCCTCAATACTCAATACACTCAATTTTTCCATTCAGCAACTCCATCTTTCTTTAAGTGCAATGACACTTCTATAGACTCTAGATCTTAGCTTTGCCCAATAGTACTAGAATTCCTACTTTGACTAACAAACAAACTCCTGAACGAATTGGACCAAAGGCCACACATCAAAGTCCATAAACTGAGTAAGACTTacctataaataaattaaaaccctATGCCAGCAACACTGACTGATAACTAACAattatgtagttttttttttttaacataattagaaaaatacccttaacactagaaaaaaaaaaaaaaaaaaaaaaaaaaaaaaaaaaaaacccacaccaCCTTCCTAACTTCCCTGTCCCACTTCTCCACACTGCACCACTGCCACccccttccaaaaaaaaaaaaaaaaaaaacagaagctCCTCCCACCACCACCTACTAActttttgttggttttaacATAGAGATTTTGTGCAAccaaatagtagaaaaaaaaatttaggatcccaaaaaaaaatatatatatatatataacaatttattttccttgaaaatattgtgtaaaaaACATTTTCACCAGGAAAATGCTTTACATAGTAACAAACAGAGCTACTAATGCAGTTGCTGTCGGTGGAGCCACTCAAGTTTATTATTAGTTCCAATGCGTAAAACTACTTTCACCAGGTCatcattttttcatatatttcaagaaattttgttattggtatcatttttttttaaatatattttaacaaattaaaatttgtaaattcaTTTCCCAACCATATTTGAGCATTGGGTAAATAACATAATCCATCTTAATCTGTCTCATACTGATGAGTGTATCTAATGCATGTGTGCATACAACAAAATCATCCAAGACAACATCCTTTTCTTCAACCTCCTGTACTAGGACAATCTACTCCTTCGGCTTGATTCATGACCATATAGCTGtctaaaaattatatcaaaatccATACTTATGTATCTTATAATAATCTCTATTATAAATTATCTACAAAAATGTATATCTAAGTAGGCCCATGGACATATATGAAGTAACATAAACAatatttagagaaaaacaagacaCCATACAATTGATTACACTACCTCAAATGCTGCCACTTGACCACCATTACAAGCCAACTCCTGCTCGTTTCGAAACTAACATGAGTTTTCTCTCTTCAGCCATCTTGCTCATTTCGTGACCAATGTCACATGCTTTGAAACATTTCCATGCATTTTTCTCGTACTCGTGGTACTTGTCAACAAAATACCGATTTTGTCAACTACCGATTACGTAAATTGGTCAAACTACCATTGCCGCAATAAAGGAAACCGAAGAAAGCATTaaaatatttatccaaaaataaagatAGGCTTCTTTTGAAAACCTTGTTGGCtcataaaagtttaaaatcattaaaaactcAATTTAGTGTGACTAGCTTGTTGAACATACTACATTACACCCAAATCAATGTGCGATCAAAATGATGGTCACTATGTAACCAAATCTATAGGAAAACCTATTTAACTCAACTAGGCGATGCAAGGAATGGCTGAAATTCATCTACACAGGAAAGGATTCACATCCAAATACCATGGTTGCCCGAAGTTTCGTATACACACATAGGGAATAAAGAACTTGCCCATAGTTAAAAAggcaaaagaataaatgaaaagacaaaataaaacaacttaGTTCAGAGCTTGCATATTCAAATGAaagtctacaccaaaaactacaCAAAGTgtgattatttatatatagaagtatatatataaaagcatgcACAGCTACAGAAGCCAAATGACAGATTTTCCTTGAATAGATACCAATGCTTCTAAGCAACAAGTACATTCAAAATTCATGTAGAAAATACAGCTATGGCTCACCCTTCTACATCCGAAGTTCCACTTTCGCGTCTATCTTTTTTTCCAGGACGATGGTCTCTATCATTTCCACCAGGATGGTCGGCTCTACGTTTTCTCTCCAATTCTTTCTCCCTTTCATGCTCACGCTCCTCCATTTCAGTCAATTCCTTATGATATATTGCAAAATATAAAACCTTCAGGGCAGCATCAACATCGACTTTGAAACCTCGCCAAGAGAGATCAATTTGTGATGAGCAAGCAGAAAAACAATGGAATTCCTCAGTTAAAGGTCAATACAAATAAGACCTCTCGAACATGAATATTGAACTTAGATTCATTCCAAAATCTTAAGGAGTATAATGAACACAAATCTCATTATATTCTCATTTAAttacaaaagacatcaaaagAGAGATGGATCCAGGTACCTTTCTCGCTCAACTTCAATTTGGCATGAGCGGTAGAGAGACGTATTATGGTTTCTAAGGTTCTAGCAGTGATTGGAAGTGTTCCCCAGTCTACACACGAATTGGTAAAGAGAAAAACTATCATTAATTGTATAATATGTTTTTCGGTGGATTAGAAAACCCAGATAGTTAATTTCGGATGTTTGTCAATGGATTACAATGCACTAACCTTTGCATTTGAACCGGTATTTCTAAGCTCGCATATGCCGTTGCAATCCGTTCAGATGCCTGCAGACAAAAAAGTACTAGTATTAGTCTCGGCTATAGCCTCATTACATTAAGGTAggaataaaaaactaataattataATGACCTCATCACGTATCAGGCTGAATCCTATGCTTTGCataatgaataaatttcttaaGAAACTTGATGGTAAGGGTATCACGCTTCCGTCCCCTTTCTACTTTCTTTCCATGTAGCATTCGGTTATACTTGACAAAGACAGAGTCGCATCGATTCGTCTTCTCTTCCATATCTTGAGCTCCCATCGAGTGTCGCCTCACCTACAATTTAACTCTTTAATCAAGCTCATCATAGAGACCACTAGTATTCGAGCATGAGATTAGTGTTAACACACCTCCAACTGCAGAACGGTACCGGTGCATGCGCAAAACATGCTCAGAGATTTGACGATCAATATCGGGATCCATTTGATCCAATACTATAAATAGTAAATCAAAACGAGAAAGCAGAGAATCTGGGAGTCCAATATTCTTCGTCGGAGTCAATGAACGATCATACCGCACAACCAAGAAACGCATGAAATCAAGCTAAGCAATTAAAGCACCAATCACCTAGCATTTGCAGTAAGGTGCACTTGAATAACTACCATATGTACCACTTACAGTTCCATATATGGGATTTGCGGCAGCCACCACACCGCATCGAGCATTGAGTGACGCATGAATACCAGCTTTGGCAATAGTTACGTCTGCTGCTCCATAACTTCATGTATGGCAACACGATCTTGATCATTCATCTTGTCAAATTCATCAATACAGACAACACCTCGATCGCAAGAACCATCGCACCAGCTTCTAGCCTTCTTTCTCCCGATCAACAGCCACCGGTCAATTACCATTtccttgaagaagaaaaaatgccACATAATGCAAAATGCTAGAGCACATGGAGATGCTTTACCTGTTTCTTGATCCGAAGTAACTGCAGCAGTCAAACCAACACCGAAGAACCCCGACCCGTAGTTGATATGGCCAAGGGAGCAATATTCATAATGGCTCTTAGAAGTTGAGACTTGGCAACAGAAGGATCACCAACCATCATCATATTAATGTCGCTGAAAGAAACAATTAATCAGTTTATTAACATTCAACGTTCAATTCTTATGCTAGGGCCTCAAGGAATGGTCCCAGATACAGGAAATAAGAGAATTGCATAAGAGAAAGGGTACAATAAAAAAGATGCATATAATGCCGATAGAATATTAGAGAAGAAGGTACAACTCACCCTCGCAAGTGGGTTCCATTCTTTAAGTTCTTTTCCACTCCACTAAGCATCAATAAAATTACAGCTTTCTTTATCCATGAATGCCCATATATAGAAGGTGCCAGTGAATTCCCGAGTAGATCAAATGTATCATCTCTCTcagctatttttttaatattttttaagtctTCAGGACTATAGATAGGTGCATTTGCCTCTTTGTTGAGCAGAGAAACATTGTTTGCTACAAGAACAGTCCTACACAACAAGATCAGTAAATCAAGCTCTTTATCTCGGAAACATCATGCTATAAAAGGAACAAGGAAATAACATTAGTACACAATATCTACCTGAATACTCAAAACAAAGACCTTGACAAAATCAgttcaagcaaaaaaattagACAGTCACATAGATAGATAAATCCCATGGGAGAAAACACAACACTAATAATAAGAGCACTAGCAATAACAAGAACACCactaccaacaaaaacaaagatggTAATTCAACTTCAACGTTAGTGGACCAGCAagagccaaaaagaaaaaggaaaagcagCAAGATATATCAGAAGGGAGTACTAGTGATATGGGTGTGACTATTGATATAAGagatattaaaattatttccaagACTTAAAGCGATCGATTTAGTCCCTACCTAAGTTAAACTGATGTAATTTAGCCATAATGAAGCCATAACATGTTAGTTTTTAGTTTGACCAAGTTATTTCAGGGACTAAAAGCCATCAATTTAAACTTACAGCACTAAACTCTCACTCATGAACTAAActataagggtttttttttttttttccaagcagATTGTATACATTTATCTGGTTTTGCTTTTGCACAGATGTTcagctaaaactgaaaatttctAAATTCATCAATAGGATTTAGCAAGTAGGATGAGATAATGTAAATGGATAAACAGAAAAGACTGAAATGCTAAAGGTGAGGTGACTCGCCTTTCCcataatgaaatttataaattagcCTGCATTACTTTAGTACTTTAAAAATTACTAGCACGTTAAGAATACAAAGAATCTAACATATTTTCAACTGCACATGACTCAATTTTCATATGAATTGTCTCTTCCACAGGTTAAAACAATGAGTTAAGTCAAATTAGGAGTTAAAAAGTTGAGAAGACGTTAAAGCATCTAGATGATATTGGATCCAAATAAAGAGTTCAGATGCAACCATCAGAATTTTCCACaaacaaaagttgatgaaaagaGGTAACTTAATGAGATCCATAAGAAAAAGTGATGTAAGGGCTACCGGATATTATAGGAAATGGTAATATGCAGTTTTATGTAGGCAGAGAGAACAtaaaagcataaagtatagaaaaGAAACATCATATAGCAGGTAAACATCTACCAAGCACTAGCAGGCACTTGTCTCTATCTTCTCTCGGATTTCGCAAACATGCGAGAGTATTTCTTCCGTAGCTCTTTCCGAGCTATTTCTTCGGATCTTTCTCTAGCTGTTCCAGATGTAGCGCCGCAATGCTCTCTACTCCTTCAAATCTTTCATTGCTATAATCCGCTCTTTCAACATCAAAGAGATTTTCTCGCTTTAGCCCTTCATCTATTTCTTCTAGATCCAGCTCTTCCATATCTACCCAGATGATTGATCCCTCCACATCCAATGCTCTCTTCCAGTCCTTCCCCATAATATCTTTCATTGTACTAATCCGATCTTCCAACACAAGAAATTCTCTCGCTTAGCCTTTCAAAATCTATTTCTTCTAGATCCAGCTCTTCCATATCTACCCGGATTGATCCCTTCTTCAACAATCCCTGCTCCTTCAAAGATTTCACTAGTTCCTCTAGCAGGGCTTTCTCCAATGCAGGCAAATGCAGAACAAGAGTCCACAAAAAATTTCGACCGTCTGGACGAAATCTTTTGTGGGCTTATCCTCTTCTGATTTTGCTGTTTCCATGGGAAATAAGATACCAAGCAGAGTACAAGTGGCGCCAACAACCCCACAAGTTTGTAAGACAAATGAAACTACAAAACAATAATTCAAAGAAACACATAAATTAACCAACCAACAGAACAGCCCTAATAAAATCTAACAAGaatataagaaattaattaataaatattaacattatatatataaaattcagattCTACACAGcaatataagaaattaaataattataattcagATTCTAATTCACCAACAGAAAAAgctctaattaattaattaattaatcaaactaACTAGTTAGActctaagaaagaaattaattaattaagtaaaaatTACTCAGACTCTacgcaaaataaataaataattgagaCTCCGCgctaattaaacaaaaatttattggtgaagaacaaaaagaaaagagagaagaatgaAATTTTACGTTGTTATTCCAACAATCGAGAGTGAATTGTGGCCTTTAACCGCCAAAGTCAGAGTAGTTGCTTACCGTCTTCTACACCCGCATCACTGTCATTTTGGCCCCCTTCAACCACTCGTTCCCATCACCTACGTCGGAAAATGTACGTTAAAACCATATTGACCTCCATAATAATATCATGAAGTAATCAATAGTAGATTGAAATGTGAAAAGAGGAATACCACTAGTTATAAAGTGTGTTGTTTCACATTTAGCTTTGAGTTACCTTTTTTGAATCTTATGCCGTCTAGTATAATAAGGAGGAGGTCTTGCATGTCCTTCGTCAGATGCCTCGGGCCCAGCATTGTGTCCATGTTTGTGCCCCCCTGTCCCACAAGGAGGTGCCTTTGATATGCGTTTCGGCCGACCTTCTGCCACTGCAGGTAACCCAACAGTCTGCTCAGCCTGAACATGGGGTAGGTCGATGGCTGAAGACGGGGCAGAAGATGTACTGTGGGAGGGTGGCTCCTGCTGCATGTCAGGTGGAGTTGGATCAATACCCAGGTCAAAGGATGGAATGGGTAACAGCTGAGGAAATGACCGTGGAGTAGGTGGACGAATGTCAGACCCAGGACAAGGATGTGGGGTGGGTGTCAGTATGGTGGGGCGAGGAGATGGATGTGGGGTGGGTGAAGGAATGGTGGGGGtaggggatggatgtggggtGGATGAAGGGATGGTAgggctaggggatggatgtgggaTGCATGGAGAAGGATCGGGGGTAGGGACAACCCGAGGGCTAGCAACAGGCGGACGAGGGCGACATCCGGCCGGGGTTGTGCTCGTGCTTGGGCCCGTTGGAGTAGGTGCCTCCTCATTCGGGGCCTCAGGAATAGGAGGTTGTACACGTTCAATTGCATGCACTGCCGTTAGGACCTCAGTAATGTCCTTGTGGTCCTCTGTGCCCACTGGGTGACGCCTCAACAAACGGACGTATCCCTCAATCTGCACATGGAAAAACCACACATATTAGTAATGCAACACCAAATCAACAATGCCAatcgataataaaataaatgttggttTAGAATTGGTTGTGCTAGtaataattgcaaattataGAGAGACCAAGTGCTAAGCAAAAAATGTGATAGTATACTGTTATCTAAACAGTGGTTTCATGCTATTTCAATATGGTAAGATGTAGAAGACATTGAGAAGTTACCAGCAGAGTCACTATAGCACCAGGCCTATCTATGAACCTCCGAGTTATCCTTTTGAACCAGTCATGGTACTCGTGCTGTGGAGGCATATCACCAAGCACTGCTTCACAACGTCGTTGAAGGCAATTACCCCACTCATCGATATGCACAGCATGCTTTCGCGTCCAATCAACACCGACTTTCCCCCTCAAATCAATGCCTTGAAGCACAGTGTCGGTGTCAACATTGCGAGGAATTTCTTGGATCATCCCAAATTGACGAACGACACGATCCGGTGTATGTTTTTCTACTAGGTGGAAACATACAAGCGGCACCGTTGCCGTCCACACGGCCCTCCCTGCAATGCACCATGGCGGAAGGTCCTCTAACTCAGCTTCATATGGCTGCCACACCACctacaacaaccaaaaaacaagtacaCAACACGTTAGGTAGCaatgtttatatttcaaatCCCCTCAATCCAATATCTTGTTcctaaacatgtaaaacaatgcATTTTCATACCTGGTCTGGCAACATTGAAGCTATTTGCTCGCGATATCTGTCCCTAAAGATGTGGGCGGgcctatttttcttgtttgggaccCACAACCACCTACAATCAGTTGCAATAGATCAATATCTCGATTATTTCGTACAGAGATAATTCCAATGTTATAACTACTAAGATCATCTTATAgatatttacttaattaataataacaatagaaTAAGAAACTcgattataaaaaacaaagcacATGCAAGCCACATGACAATCACAAAATTGGAGTATATTAACGTAATCATATATATTGAACCTCtatttgaaatttacacaatgttgacataaaaaattgctagaagcctttaaaataaataaataaaagcaagtTACATTATTATAAGCTTAGGGAATGATCGCATAATGTAGATGACGTGCATGAGGTAAAGACTTACTTCAAGGACAATGGACCACGCACTGGAGGACCATAAGCACCCACTGGCGGACCATGCTCAACTGCGGGGCACAAATAGGGGAACctggcccatgcccaatactggagtAACAGTAAGCACCCACCAATCTGACTAGTGTCTTCGCTTGCCCTACATAGCTCTCGGTAtaaccatgcaaggcaagcactTCCCCAACTGTACCTTCGTGGGTTACGAAGGTCTTCCAACTGTTGCACCCACATTAGATGCACCCTATCGCCGGATTTGTCCATGAATATTGTGTCCCCCAATAGCgctaggatgtagcatcgtACATACTTATGCAGCTGGTCCTCTTCAGCATTAGGCGGCAATGGATTGGCAACTTGCTCCAAAAGCCGGTTGATGAGAATCCTCTGACCAGTAAGTTGCTTATGGTTGTCTTGATTTATAGGTTGA
Coding sequences within:
- the LOC142612972 gene encoding uncharacterized protein LOC142612972; the encoded protein is MPPQHEYHDWFKRITRRFIDRPGAIVTLLIEGYVRLLRRHPVGTEDHKDITEVLTAVHAIERVQPPIPEAPNEEAPTPTGPSTSTTPAGCRPRPPVASPRVVPTPDPSPCIPHPSPSPTIPSSTPHPSPTPTIPSPTPHPSPRPTILTPTPHPCPGSDIRPPTPRSFPQLLPIPSFDLGIDPTPPDMQQEPPSHSTSSAPSSAIDLPHVQAEQTVGLPAVAEGRPKRISKAPPCGTGGHKHGHNAGPEASDEGHARPPPYYTRRHKIQKR
- the LOC142611941 gene encoding serine/threonine-protein phosphatase 7 long form homolog, whose translation is MSMAAANAGRIDYTEPGPIDRSVLSKQLKHRSEAIWNGQDPRSVTCRSRSSEFSNREPMVDDRVRNIIKAVGLEGLLWVPGREIDHGLITALVERWRPETHTFHMPHGEITITLQDVEVLLGLPVDGDAITGSTQKSWVDVCRDFLGFQPINQDNHKQLTGQRILINRLLEQVANPLPPNAEEDQLHKYVRCYILALLGDTIFMDKSGDRVHLMWVQQLEDLRNPRRYSWGSACLAWLYRELCRASEDTSQIGGCLLLLQYWAWARFPYLCPAVEHGPPVGAYGPPVRGPLSLK